From a single Dendropsophus ebraccatus isolate aDenEbr1 chromosome 8, aDenEbr1.pat, whole genome shotgun sequence genomic region:
- the ITPRIP gene encoding inositol 1,4,5-trisphosphate receptor-interacting protein, whose amino-acid sequence MHSGIFKVCLVVVTAIVNHPLLFPNNDTALPASDDLIVEKLREREENLKKQQLELEQLLSYHGTPAEGNTEPESKASDEGSGWDLWSTVSMVIFLMIEVWRQDFKDNNSHEQNKEEDDLVFIGNNCHGVSLPSKPMLAIFHDQYIRATTHDAVRSREFVEGFVDDLLEALRSLCNRDTDMEVEDSICIGSMYENWRVNKPLICDLLVPFAPPDPYHFRCQPWVSDPSIGPDKQSYGTILVCGPDDEPSGCVCDRKRLGEDMLCLLHNPTNNTRVNKDVNLLCSRNTNHLDIDQVTKWFQTAVTKAWSKISHKYEFELTFSNLDSPGALRVKFKSGKVISFNITPVVQYEDTDLYFISHFPSMPREDLSSIYWMISFAVYERRFLKDFAKKLPDNSCHLSCLQIMTFLYSKQCHITGPSGLTTYHLKTVLMHLLLSRPYSDWGSVLLEDRLRDMFKSLEKSLLEKKLHHFMVGNSKLPDTVNLPEHFRVAEPVNLFRSFVLNRNLYQKTLSMFYEMLKNATVVINEYSLHLPNGNTNKPSH is encoded by the coding sequence ATGCATTCTGGGATATTTAaggtgtgtctggtggtggtgACCGCAATTGTCAATCATCCGCTCCTCTTCCCAAATAACGACACAGCTCTTCCTGCTAGTGATGACCTTATTGTGGAGAAGTTACGGGAGAGAGAAGAAAACCTCAAAAAACAGCAACTGGAACTGGAGCAACTTTTATCATATCATGGGacaccagcagagggcaacaCCGAGCCTGAGAGCAAGGCGTCTGATGAGGGATCAGGGTGGGACTTGTGGAGCACGGTGTCCATGGTCATATTTCTGATGATTGAAGTATGGAGACAAGACTTtaaggacaacaactcccatgaGCAAAACAAAGAGGAGGATGACCTGGTGTTCATAGGGAATAACTGTCATGGTGTGTCTCTTCCCAGTAAGCCAATGCTGGCCATCTTCCATGACCAGTACATCCGAGCCACTACCCATGATGCAGTGCGAAGCAGAGAGTTTGTGGAAGGTTTTGTAGATGACCTACTTGAGGCGCTAAGGAGCCTGTGCAATCGCGATACCGACATGGAGGTCGAAGACAGCATCTGCATTGGGAGTATGTACGAAAACTGGAGGGTCAACAAGCCTCTGATATGTGACCTACTGGTGCCATTTGCACCTCCAGATCCATATCACTTCAGGTGCCAGCCGTGGGTCTCTGATCCTTCCATCGGTCCAGACAAACAAAGCTATGGAACCATTCTTGTCTGCGGTCCAGACGATGAACCTTCCGGTTGTGTATGTGACAGAAAAAGACTTGGAGAAGATATGTTATGTCTCCTTCACAATCCGACCAACAATACAAGAGTGAACAAGGACGTGAATCTGCTCTGTTCTAGAAACACCAACCACCTGGACATTGACCAGGTAACGAAATGGTTCCAGACAGCCGTGACCAAAGCGTGGAGCAAAATTTCCCACAAGTATGAGTTTGAGCTCACCTTCAGCAACTTGGACTCTCCTGGAGCTTTAAGAGTCAAATTCAAGTCTGGTAAAGTCATCAGCTTCAATATAACGCCTGTGGTTCAGTACGAGGACACAGATCTATATTTTATTTCCCATTTTCCCAGCATGCCACGGGAAGACCTCTCCAGTATCTACTGGATGATATCCTTTGCTGTCTATGAGAGACGGTTTCTCAAAGACTTTGCGAAGAAGCTTCCAGACAATTCGTGCCACCTCAGTTGCCTACAGATTATGACTTTCCTCTATTCCAAACAGTGTCACATCACCGGGCCGAGCGGTCTCACTACGTACCACCTAAAGACAGTCCTTATGCATCTTCTTCTAAGCCGACCCTATTCAGATTGGGGCAGTGTCTTGCTAGAAGACCGCTTACGGGACATGTTCAAGAGCTTAGAGAAAAGTCTACTGGAGAAAAAGCTTCACCACTTCATGGTTGGGAACAGCAAACTCCCAGACACCGTGAATCTTCCCGAACACTTTCGAGTAGCAGAACCTGTTAACCTTTTCCGTTCCTTTGTCCTAAACAGGAACCTTTATCAAAAAACTCTGTCCATGTTCTACGAGATGTTGAAGAACGCGACTGTTGTCATCAATGAATACAGCCTCCACCTGCCCAATGGAAACACCAACAAGCCTTCCCATTGA